One Marasmius oreades isolate 03SP1 chromosome 2, whole genome shotgun sequence DNA segment encodes these proteins:
- a CDS encoding uncharacterized protein (BUSCO:EOG09260PI1) produces MSYDRPNRGGYRRRYRDDYDDQRREPIETPQDKLKSAIIKLGEVDPIQEISRVQAHIRTLPPVISNLSEAFHLSVTEQPFKIPYYAALLRLLHDNPADEGMEDGVSLGKQILDEFWKGFQAYVDKLAWRETRFCVHFFAHLTSAGLISAESFAALLQSFTAVLDEFGVSHGRAKRAALCAAEGLMIAGAIISAQSPTSISDIISAIQTYIDTTSNAKWLVQPTLKLHTTTIDADSADEVLDSALAALKALEAIEFDGPYPRPYADYPELDPSTFTPFDLPSVLVTPEVIELDGATETEESTVQVRKEEWPEYYIRLFPDDVTPDPNTPAGYAVRTDLCAIVDIFEVNRKECARLLLEYPKWTLPGTFKPRPGAPLPESEPVVTNEWQLESTVLEIILGSSFILPDSTHKHVYYIGLITEVCKLAPTTGGPAVGKSIRRLFNTLADGLDVEIARRFSEWFATHMSNFNFIWVWREWIPDLDLSIQHPKRNFIRRALELEIRLSYYDRIVKTIPEEMCAESAYCLPSEAPAPNFEFDDPASPHHDAAQSILNLFRGRAKAEDVIAQLDSLKNTLESESSENGHVINVDSVMRSIAIQSLLHVGSRSFSHLLNAIERYLSLIRFVASGGVSQSAGSGIPEAKTDILNAIAVFWKDNSLMVNVVFDKLMQYQIVDPVDVVAWAFAYAAGFQSDLRTPLTVTTFEWSVIKGAMDKANGRVMTAMRRLAALRKEDDETRARAKAGDMDVDGDLKPENETTTIENPALASAFKAFSSLTKEQKSTLSQALEGFVACLAPSPSSTVGPEAQAVFTEKSWHNRTNWGREEWCIWETWGWYRHFCRAYSPYLRNYSTTLSTVAFARLEGSTDPAAELLQKIWNVAIGQE; encoded by the exons ATGAGTTACGACAGGCCGAATCGTGGAGGATACCGACGAAGATATAGAG ATGACTATGACGACCAACGGCGAGAACCTATTGAAACGCCTCAAGACAAACTAAAAAGTGCAATCATCAAGCTTGGAGAAGTA GACCCAATACAAGAAATCTCGCGTGTCCAAGCCCACATTCGCACATTACCACCGGTCATCTCGAACCTGTCCGAAGCCTTTCATTTGAG TGTGACAGAACAGCCGTTCAAAATACCGTATTATGCTGCTTTGTTACGTCTTCTGCACGACAACCCGGCGGATGAGGGAATGGAAGACGGTGTTTCTCTGGGGAAGCAGATATTAGATGAGTTTTGGAAGGGATTCCAGGCGTATGTGGATAAGCTGGCTTGGAGAGAGACCCGGTTCTGC GTTCATTTCTTTGCCCACCTTACGTCTGCAGGCCTCATATCGGCAGAATCATTTGCTGCTTTGCTACAATCTTTTACGGCAGTCCTGGATGAATTCGGTGTCTCCCATGGTCGTGCCAAGCGCGCTGCTCTTTGCGCTGCTGAGGGACTCATGATC GCTGGAGCAATAATAAGTGCACAGAGCCCGACCAGCATTTCTGACATAATATCAGCTATCCAGACTTACATTGACACAACTTCCAACGCAAAATGGTTAGTTCAGCCAACATTGAAACTGCACACTACCACTATTGATGCAGATTCAGCAGACGAA GTACTCGATTCTGCTCTGGCAGCTCTCAAGGCTCTGGAAGCCATTGAATTCGATGGTCCATACCCACGACCTTATGCTGACTATCCTGAACTCGACCCCTCAACCTTCACACCGTTCGACCTTCCATCAGTATTAGTGACACCGGAGGTTATTGAACTTGACGGAGCGACTGAAACGGAGGAATCTACAGTTCAAGTAAGAAAAGAGGAGTGGCCGGAGTACTACATACGACTTTTCCCCGATGAC GTCACTCCAGATCCCAATACCCCAGCCGGATATGCAGTGCGGACCGATTTGTGCGCTATTGTCGATATATTTGAGGTGAACCGTAAAGAATGTGCACGGCTCCTCCTCGAATATCCCAAGTGGACCCTACCGGGCACTTTCAAGCCACGCCCAGGCGCACCACTTCCGGAAAGCGAACCAGTCGTTACGAACGAATGGCAGCTCGAAAGCACGGTTCTAGAG ATCATTCTTGGGTCATCTTTCATCTTGCCAGATTCGACTCACAAACACGTCTACTACATCGGTCTGATCACGGAGGTGTGTAAGCTCGCTCCTACCACAGGTGGACCTGCCGTTGGAAAGTCGATAAGGCGATTGTTCAATACTCTCGCCGACGGCTTGGATGTCGAAATTGCTAGACGGTTCTCCGAATGGTTTGCAACCCATATGAGTAACTTTAATTTTATCTGGGTGTGGAGAGAATG GATTCCGGATCTGGATCTATCAATTCAACACCCCAAACGGAACTTCATCAGACGCGCCTTGGAACTCGAGATTCGGTTGTCTTATTATGATCGTATAGTGAAAACCATACCGGAGGAAATGTGCGCTGAAAGTGCGTATTGTCTCCCTAGTGAGGCGCCTGCCcccaactttgaatttgatgacCCTG CAAGTCCCCATCATGACGCAGCACAATCAATTCTCAATCTTTTCCGAGGTAGAGCCAAGGCGGAAGATGTTATTGCTCAACTCGACTCCCTCAAGAATACGTTGGAGTCTGAGAGTTCCGAAAACGGACATGTCATCAATGTCGACTCCGTCATGCGCTCCATCGCTATCCAATCTCTCCTCCACGTCGGTTCTCGCTCTTTTTCGCACCTCCTGAATGCGATTGAACGCTACCTCTCCTTAATCCGTTTCGTCGCCAGTGGAGGTGTATCGCAATCAGCCGGTAGTGGTATCCCTGAAGCTAAGACCGACATCCTCAACGCAATTGCAGTCTTCTGGAAAGACAATTCTCTAATGGTGAATGTTGTCTTCGACAAACTGATGCAGTATCAGATTGTCGATCCTGTGGATGTGGTTGCGTGGGCGTTTGCGTACGCCGCAGGATTTCAAAGCGACTTGCGGACACCATTAACCGTGACGACATTCGAATGGAGCGTAATAAAAGGTGCCATGGATAAAGCCAATGGTCGAGTTATGACTGCTATGAGAAGATTGGCCGCGTTGAGAAAGGAGGACGATGAGACGAGAGCGAGGGCGAAAGCGGGAGATATGGATGTTGATGGGGATCTGAAGCCAG AAAATGAAACGACCACGATTGAGAATCCTGCGCTGGCATCGGCGTTCAAAGCTTTTTCAAGTCTTACAAAAGAACAAAAGAGCACGTTATCGCAGGCTTTGGAAGGTTTTGTAGCCTGTCTTGCTCCATCACCCAGTTCCACCGTCGGTCCGGAGGCGCAGGCAGTTTTTACTGAGAAATCATGGCACAATCGTACCAACTGGGGGCGTGAAGAGTGGTGTATCTGGGAAACTTGGGGGTGGTACAGACATTTCTGTCGAGCG TATTCGCCATATCTTCGCAATTATTCCACAACTCTGTCAACGGTGGCGTTTGCGCGACTTGAGGGCTCTACGGACCCCGCAGCTGAACTCTTACAAAAGATTTGGAACGTCGCCATTGGGCAGGAGTGA